The genomic interval GACATGAAACTCCCGAATACCGGATTGAAAGCGTGCGCGTTGCCACTCACCATCTGGATGAATTAATGACGCAAGCAGGAGAGTTAACGGTAAGTAAAATTCGCATGGTTCATCATATTTCTACCATTGAAGATATGACAAACTTATGGGAAGAATGGAATCGGCAAACCTATAGCCCGATTAACTTTACTGAAAACTCGGACACATTGTATGCCATCAAACAGCGTCATGAAGAATATCTGGAGGAGTTCGGTCAATTATTGCATCAACTCCGCTCTCGAGCGTCCGAAGATGTGGCACGATTAGAAACCATCGCCGATCGTCTGGATGAAGGAATTCGGACTCTGCGCTTGCTCCCACTTTCTAATATTTTTCTGTTCTTTCCGCGCTTAGTTCGAGATTTATCCAAACAACAGGGAAAACAGGTTAATTTAGTTATTTCTGGCGGAGAAACTCCAGCGGATAAACGGATTTTGGAGGAAATGAAAGATCCGTTGATGCATATGCTCCGGAATAGTATCGATCACGGGATTGAAACTCCCGAGGAACGCATTGCACAAGGGAAACCAGCTATGGCAACGATTCAGTTAAAAGGCTCGCAAATGGGTAATACAATTGCGATCGAACTGAGCGACGACGGACGGGGATTAGATCTACAGCAAATTAAAGATAGTGCGAAAGCGAAAGGGGTGCGGCGACAGGATGAGTTGGATGCCATGACGCCGGAACAAGCCTACGGTCTGATTTTTGCGCCGGGATTTTCAACTCGCCAGTCAGTAACGGAAGTGTCCGGACGCGGCGTCGGACTGGATGTGGTGCGGACAAATGTGGAGAAGTTGAAAGGCACAATTCGAGTAGAATCGACTCCAGGAGTTGGATGTAAGTTTATTATTCAGTTGAGTACGAGTCTGGCGACGGTTTCGGTATTGTTGGTAAGAGTTGGCGAGTTCGCGTATGCCATTCCGGTAGAATTTGTGAAGACCACAATCTCGATCGCAGAAGACGAACTTTTTGCGATCGAAGGACGGGAAACCTATGCCTTTGAGGATATGCCAATTTCGATCGCCCGCTTGGCTAATTTGTTAGAGTTATCTCCAACGAAAGAAACAGAACTAACAGACATTTCACCCGAACATTCTCATCCTTCTAATAATTTACCCTGCGCGGTGTTGCAAGTGGGTAGCGATTATTTAGGCGTGGTGGTAGATGAGTTTATCGACCAACAAGATATCATTCTGAAACCGCAAAGTAAAATTTTAGAGAAGGTACGCAATATTGCAGGCGCGACGATTTTGGGAACGGGAGAAGTTTGCATGGTGCTCGATCCCCGAGATTTACTCGAGTCGGCACGAAATGCGATCGCTCCTCTTCCTCTTCCTGTTGCTGAAGAAGAACGCCAGGATGAGAATTCCCTACCGAAAAAACGAGGAACTATTTTATTAGCTGAAGATTCCATTGCAACTCGCACTCAGGAAAAGCGAATTTTAGAAAGTTCGGGTTATGAAGTTATAACGGCAGTGGATGGATTGGATGCCTATAGCAAGCTGAGAACTCGTCATTTTGATGGCGTAGTTTCTGACGTAGAAATGCCAAATCTAGATGGATTATCCCTGGCGGCGAAAATCCGCGAACATGCCGAATATGACGATATGCCGATTATTTTGGTCACGTCTCTTGCCTCGGATGAAGATAAGCGTCGAGGTGCAGAAGCGGGAGCGAATGCCTATTTAACGAAGGGAGGATTTAGCCAGGAATTATTATTGGAAACGGTGAGACGGTTAGTGTAGACTGGGAACTGGATTGCTACCGGAATTGTCGAGGAATAACAGAAATGTGGAGAAACTCGGTTTCTTACACCGTGGGGGCGATCGCCAGATGCTATTATAACCTGAGTTATACCATCGTCTTTCTCCCTCGCAATCCCTACATCTTTGGGGAGAGTGGCGAGACTTTCTGCGATCGTTAAAACCGATCGCTGGAAATTCCAGAATTTCTTTACAATTATAAAGCTGTTTTCATTTTGCGTCTATGACTTACTGTCTTGGTATTATCACCCGTTCCGGTCTGGTGCTGGCGGCGGACTCGCGAACTAATGCAGGAGTAGACTATATTTCCACCTATCGCAAGCTGTTCGACTTTTCCCTTCCTGGAGAACGAGTGATTATCCTATGTAGCTCTGGTAACCTTTCGATTACCCAAGCCGCGATCTCCAGCTTAAAGAAAGATATTAAAGTGCAGCAAGATGTGAACTTGCACAATTTGCCCACATTCTACGATATTGCCCGCTATATTGGGGATAAAACCCGGCAGATTGTCGAGCAAGACCGTACTTGGTTAGAAAAAGACGGCATCGACTACAACTGTAATTTTTTACTGGGGGGACAAATTCAAGGCGAAGAACCGGAACTTTATCTGATTTATACCCAAGGCAATTCAATTCAAGCAACTCCAGAAACTCCTTTCCTGCAAATAGGAGAGA from Roseofilum casamattae BLCC-M143 carries:
- a CDS encoding proteasome-type protease; this encodes MTYCLGIITRSGLVLAADSRTNAGVDYISTYRKLFDFSLPGERVIILCSSGNLSITQAAISSLKKDIKVQQDVNLHNLPTFYDIARYIGDKTRQIVEQDRTWLEKDGIDYNCNFLLGGQIQGEEPELYLIYTQGNSIQATPETPFLQIGETKYGKPILDRTVTFETSVEVAAKAAILSIDSTMKSNISVGPPINLVMYETDSLAIAHHLELPLRDPYLAKLRKTWEVALNDAVESIPNIDWEYYAQEEKNDFPLD
- a CDS encoding hybrid sensor histidine kinase/response regulator, giving the protein MIEDEELRQLYKISGAEHLQHLEAGILHLEQHPQDAEMLRETLREAHTLKGDSRMLGVKDVETLAHQIEQVLSQLKEDSTALQGGASDRLYYGLDAMAKLVRAAVTGEPSGVETYKVLATLMGGPIPDTAPEAVSESLPDALETVVAMDDPPRDRENEDELSESGEPDSASEAIALSPAGDRASEIVVATHSPALIERRNNEGDRSSQTGHETPEYRIESVRVATHHLDELMTQAGELTVSKIRMVHHISTIEDMTNLWEEWNRQTYSPINFTENSDTLYAIKQRHEEYLEEFGQLLHQLRSRASEDVARLETIADRLDEGIRTLRLLPLSNIFLFFPRLVRDLSKQQGKQVNLVISGGETPADKRILEEMKDPLMHMLRNSIDHGIETPEERIAQGKPAMATIQLKGSQMGNTIAIELSDDGRGLDLQQIKDSAKAKGVRRQDELDAMTPEQAYGLIFAPGFSTRQSVTEVSGRGVGLDVVRTNVEKLKGTIRVESTPGVGCKFIIQLSTSLATVSVLLVRVGEFAYAIPVEFVKTTISIAEDELFAIEGRETYAFEDMPISIARLANLLELSPTKETELTDISPEHSHPSNNLPCAVLQVGSDYLGVVVDEFIDQQDIILKPQSKILEKVRNIAGATILGTGEVCMVLDPRDLLESARNAIAPLPLPVAEEERQDENSLPKKRGTILLAEDSIATRTQEKRILESSGYEVITAVDGLDAYSKLRTRHFDGVVSDVEMPNLDGLSLAAKIREHAEYDDMPIILVTSLASDEDKRRGAEAGANAYLTKGGFSQELLLETVRRLV